The genome window TAAGGCGAGATCTGGTCGCGGATCACCGAGACCATGTTGTTTCGCGCCGCCTCCTGCTCCTCCTCGGGCATCGCTTCGATCTGCTTGCGGAAGATGATGTTGACGGCTCCCTCCGGGCCCATCACAGAGATCTCCGCGGTGGGCCAGCCGACGATCAGATCGGGCTCGAATGCGCGCCCGTTCATCACGTAGTAGCCGGCGCCGTAGCCCTTACGCATCACGACAGTGACCTTCGGCACCGTCGCCTCGGAGACGGCGAACAGCATCTTGGCGCCGTGGCGGATGATTCCTTGCTTCTCGACGGCGCTTCCGACGAGGAAGCCCGGACAGTCCATCAGGAACACGAGCGGGATGTGGAACGCGTCACACAGCCACACGAAGCGGGCTGCTTTGTCGGCCGCGTTCACGTCGAGGGCGCCGCCCAGGAACTTGGGTTGGTTCGCGACTATCCCGACGGCGCGGCCCCCGATCCGTGCGAAGCCCGTGACCAGGTTGCGCGCCCACTCCGGCTTCATCGGGAAGAAGTCGCCCTCGTCGACGATCGCCCCGATCACCTTGTGGACGTCGTACGCCTGCCGCGGGTTCGCGGGGACGATGTCGTACAGGTCCTGGACGCGGCGGTCCTCTGGGTCGCTGCTGTCGGTGACCGGCGACTGCTCCAGGTTCGACGACGGGAAGTACGAGAGGTATTTGCGGATCGCATCGAGACAAGCGCGGTCGTCGGGGACCTCTAGGTCGGCGACCCCGGACATCTTGCAGTGCACCTTCGAGCCACCCATCTCCTCGGCCGTGACCTCTTCTCCGACCGCGGCCTTGACGAGGTGCGGCCCCGCGAGCGCCATGTTCGAGTTGCCTTTCACCATCGGAACGAAGTCGGCGAGCCCCGGGATGTAGGCGGTTCCGGCTGCACCGGGACCCATCATGGCCGCGACCTGCGGGACGACGCCGCTCATGATCACCTGCTCGCGGAAGAGGTCGCCGGTGCGGGCGAACATCGAACCCGTTGCCTCCTGGATGCGCGCGCCCGCCGAGTCGATCAGCCACACAAGCGGGATGCGCTCCCGCAGCGCGAGCTCGCGCATCCGCGTCGCCTTGATCTCGGTGACCATCCCCATGGACCCGGCCATCACGGTGAAGTCATAGGCGATCACCGCCACCATCCGGCCGTCGATCCGCCCGATACCCGTTAACACTCCGTCTGCGGGCGTGAACTTCCCCTGCATGGCCGGGGACTGCGACTGGTTATGCGCGAGGAGGCCGCGTTCCTCGAAGGAGCCGGCGTCGAACAGCAGGTCGATGCGCTCTCGCACCGTCAACTTGTTCTGATCGTGCTGGCGCTGGATCCGCTCGGGACCACCCATGCCGAGGTACTCGTCCCTCTTGCGCGTCAGCTCCTCTACATGGCCGCGCATATCGGGGCCCTCGTACGAATACGTCACCTGCGTGCGCTCTTGCGACACGATGCTCACCTTCCTTCTGGGGCCCGTCGCCGGCGCGGAGCCGAAGTCTTCCGGGGCCTCGCTGCCGCACAGGCTAGCGGGCGCGCCTGAGCGTGTCCCGAGCCAACTTCCGCACCAGCGGGAACCCTTCGACGTCCACCGTCGTCTGAACCACGACAACGGACGCACGAGGAGGTCGTGACGTGGCCCGCACATATGGAACGGCACAGGGAGACGCCATCACCACGAGACGGCGGATCGCGGCGCTCTGCCTCCTGGGGGTACTCGCCCTCGCGGCTTGTTCCGGTGCGGATTCAGAGAGCACCAGCAGCGCGGGATCCGACGGAGAGGCCGCTCAGGAGATGGAGGCGGCCCCACGCGGTAACGAAGGTCGTGCCATCGCCGAGACGGGCAGCGGGGCAGGGTCCAGTGCGGCGCTGGCGCAGACAACCTCGAGCGGGGTGGGCGGTTCCGGCGGCGACACCAGCGGAGCCACCGGTGTCGCCACGAAACTCCCGTCGGTCGGGCCGTCGGTCATCAAGACCGCGACCGTCACCGTGGCCGTTCCCGATGACGAGCTCGACGAAACGCTCAACGAGGCGGTGTCCACCGCCGGGCGCTACGGCGGCTTCGTATTGTCCTCGCGCCTCGGCCGTCGCGACTCCGGCGGCACGCTCACGATGCGGATCCCGGCGAACCGGTTCGAGGCCGCGCTGGCAGACCTCGAGGCTCTTGGCGAGGTGCGCGCGGAGAACATCTCCGGCGAAGACGTGGGCCAGGAGTTCGTCGACCTCCAAGCGCGTCTCAGGAACTGGGAGTCGCAAGAGGCCGTGCTGTTGAAGCTGATGGGGCGCGCGGAGAGCGTCGTCGACACGATCCGGGTGCAGAGCGAGCTGTCGCGGGTCCAGCTCGAGATAGAGCAGCTGCGAGGCCGTCTCAACTTCCTGCGCGACCAGACCTCGCTCGGCACCATCACCGCGACCTTCAGCCCCCTTACGCCTCCCCGCCCCGACGCGCCCAGCCGGTTCGCGCAGGCATGGAGCCGCGCGCTCGACCTGATGCAGAGCTTCGTCGCCGGGATGATCGTGACGATGGGCGTGATCGTTCCCCTGGCTTTGATCGCGTTGGTCGGCTACCTGATCTTCAGGGGACTACGGCCGCGCCTCACGAGCTAGACGTCCGTTCCAGAGTGGAAGGGTCGCGAGTCAACGGCCCTTCCAGTCGGGCGGCCGCTTCTGCAGGAACGCGGTCACGCCCTCGACCGTGTCTTCCGTTCCGAGGCAGACCGTCAGCATCCCCGCGAGGTACTCCAGCGCATCACGATGCGGCATGTCCTCGGCTCGGTAGAACGCGCGCTTGCCGAGCGCGGCGATGAGCGGGCTCTTCGACCCGAGTACCGACGTCAGCTCTCCCACGGCCTCGTCGAGTTGAGCCCGGGGAACCACGCGGTTCACGAAACCCCAGCGCGCGCCCTCGTCGGCGGGCATCCGACGGCCCGTCAACATCAACTCCAGCGCCACCTTGCGTGGAACGTCGCGCTGGATCACCGCCGTGATCATGAAGGGCCACAGGCCGATGTTGATCTCCGGTGTCCCTAGCTCCGCGTCGTCCACCGCGATCACGAGGTCGCACGCGAGCATCAGCCCGAATCCGCCCGCGAGCGCGTGACCGTTCACACGCGCCACGATCGGCAGTCGCAGTGCTCTCATCTGCTCGAACAGCGCGCCGATCTCAGCGCGAACGAAGTGCTCGTCCACCTTCGACCCCGCGGTCATCCCGCCCAGGTCACCGCCGGCGCAGAAAGCCCGATCACCGGTGCCGGTGAGCACGACGGCGTGCAGATCCCGATCCTTCTCCGCCTCCTCGAGCGCGGAGGAGATACCGGAGACCACCTCCGGGCTGATCGCATTGCGTCGCTCCGCGCGGTCGATCGCGATGGTCGCGACACCACCGGAGCGTTCGAAGAGGACCGCGCCTCGGTCGTTCAAGGAGCGAGAAAGGTCAGACGATCTCTAGGCGGCGAGCAAGTTCCTGGATCGCGGACGACGGGAAACGGCGGTGTCCGCCCAGCGTCATCACGTGCGGGATCTTGCCTTCCTTGGCCCAGCGAGAGACGGTCTTCGGGGAAACCCTGAGGATCTTGGCGGCCTCTGCCGTGCGGATGTACACATCGTTGTTGGAGCCGTTCTGCACCTCGGCCATACCCACCGGCGGGCCTCCTGGGTCTGTCGCGTCTGTCCGTATGGGGAGTATCGGCCGAATCGAGGCACTACCTGAGGGGAAACGAGGGCCGGTCCGAGGCGACAAAGACGGGCCGATTTCGGGTGGGCCGACAAGCGAAGGTCAGGCTTGTTCGAGCAGCGTTGCGATACGGGTCTTCAAGCCGTCGGGACAGGGGTTGGCGGTGCGGAGGCGAGCCATCAGAGAGAAGAGCTCCTGCTCCAGCCCGTAGCGCTCGAGACAGGGGGTGCACTCTTCGAGATGGACCTGGATGTCGAAGCGTTCCGTCTCCGAGAGGACCTCCCCGTCGAGGAAGAGGTAGGCCCGTTGGAGGGTCTCCCTGCAGACCTCGTTCACGGACGGTGCCCGTCTTTATCGCTCATGCCGTCTCCGGTGGGTTCGCTTTGGGCCGCGGCGCCGATGCCCCGGTCTTTTGCTAGCTCCCACAACCGCTTCTGGAGCGCTTTTCTTCCCCGATGGAGCCGCGACATGACGGTTCCCAGCGGAACCTCCATGATCTCGGCCATCTCGGCGTAGGAGAAATCTTCTACGTCCGACAGCACGACCGCAAGCCTGAATTGCTCGGGGAGGTCGTCCAAGGCCTGGATGATGTCGGAATCCACGACGGAATCCATGACGATCGACTCGGGGCTCCGGGTGTAGGCGGGGTCGTGGTTCTTCAGCTCCTGGTAGAGGTCGAAGTCCTCGACCTCCTCAGAGGAGAGCTTCTGAGGCTCCCTCTGCTTCTTCCGGTAGACGTTGATGTAGGCGTTGGTGAGGATCCGGAACAGCCAGGCTTTCAGGTTCGTGCCGGCCTCGAAGCGGTCGAAGGCCCGATATGCCCGAAGCATCGTCTCCTGGACGAGGTCCTCGGCGTCGGCGGGGTTGCGCGTCATCCTGAGCGCGCCGGCGTAGAGCGAGTCCAGCAGCGGGAGCGCGTCCTCCTGGAAGCGCCTCTTCTCGTCCGCGGAGAGGTCGACGGGCGTGGTCTCAGCCACGGGTTTTCGCTCCCCTG of Actinomycetota bacterium contains these proteins:
- a CDS encoding acyl-CoA carboxylase subunit beta — encoded protein: MSQERTQVTYSYEGPDMRGHVEELTRKRDEYLGMGGPERIQRQHDQNKLTVRERIDLLFDAGSFEERGLLAHNQSQSPAMQGKFTPADGVLTGIGRIDGRMVAVIAYDFTVMAGSMGMVTEIKATRMRELALRERIPLVWLIDSAGARIQEATGSMFARTGDLFREQVIMSGVVPQVAAMMGPGAAGTAYIPGLADFVPMVKGNSNMALAGPHLVKAAVGEEVTAEEMGGSKVHCKMSGVADLEVPDDRACLDAIRKYLSYFPSSNLEQSPVTDSSDPEDRRVQDLYDIVPANPRQAYDVHKVIGAIVDEGDFFPMKPEWARNLVTGFARIGGRAVGIVANQPKFLGGALDVNAADKAARFVWLCDAFHIPLVFLMDCPGFLVGSAVEKQGIIRHGAKMLFAVSEATVPKVTVVMRKGYGAGYYVMNGRAFEPDLIVGWPTAEISVMGPEGAVNIIFRKQIEAMPEEEQEAARNNMVSVIRDQISPYVAAGWAFIDDVIDPADTRRVVARALASAATKKTERPWRKHGVLPV
- a CDS encoding DUF4349 domain-containing protein is translated as MARTYGTAQGDAITTRRRIAALCLLGVLALAACSGADSESTSSAGSDGEAAQEMEAAPRGNEGRAIAETGSGAGSSAALAQTTSSGVGGSGGDTSGATGVATKLPSVGPSVIKTATVTVAVPDDELDETLNEAVSTAGRYGGFVLSSRLGRRDSGGTLTMRIPANRFEAALADLEALGEVRAENISGEDVGQEFVDLQARLRNWESQEAVLLKLMGRAESVVDTIRVQSELSRVQLEIEQLRGRLNFLRDQTSLGTITATFSPLTPPRPDAPSRFAQAWSRALDLMQSFVAGMIVTMGVIVPLALIALVGYLIFRGLRPRLTS
- a CDS encoding enoyl-CoA hydratase-related protein, with the translated sequence MNDRGAVLFERSGGVATIAIDRAERRNAISPEVVSGISSALEEAEKDRDLHAVVLTGTGDRAFCAGGDLGGMTAGSKVDEHFVRAEIGALFEQMRALRLPIVARVNGHALAGGFGLMLACDLVIAVDDAELGTPEINIGLWPFMITAVIQRDVPRKVALELMLTGRRMPADEGARWGFVNRVVPRAQLDEAVGELTSVLGSKSPLIAALGKRAFYRAEDMPHRDALEYLAGMLTVCLGTEDTVEGVTAFLQKRPPDWKGR
- a CDS encoding helix-turn-helix domain-containing protein — translated: MAEVQNGSNNDVYIRTAEAAKILRVSPKTVSRWAKEGKIPHVMTLGGHRRFPSSAIQELARRLEIV
- a CDS encoding zf-HC2 domain-containing protein, giving the protein MNEVCRETLQRAYLFLDGEVLSETERFDIQVHLEECTPCLERYGLEQELFSLMARLRTANPCPDGLKTRIATLLEQA
- a CDS encoding sigma-70 family RNA polymerase sigma factor; the protein is MAETTPVDLSADEKRRFQEDALPLLDSLYAGALRMTRNPADAEDLVQETMLRAYRAFDRFEAGTNLKAWLFRILTNAYINVYRKKQREPQKLSSEEVEDFDLYQELKNHDPAYTRSPESIVMDSVVDSDIIQALDDLPEQFRLAVVLSDVEDFSYAEMAEIMEVPLGTVMSRLHRGRKALQKRLWELAKDRGIGAAAQSEPTGDGMSDKDGHRP